In the Bordetella genomosp. 10 genome, one interval contains:
- the argB gene encoding acetylglutamate kinase, which yields MTDIQDPAASLTPAVKASVLSEALPYIRRFHGKTIVVKYGGNAMTEERLQRSFAHDVVLLKLVGLNPVVVHGGGPQIDDALRRIGKQGTFVQGMRVTDAETMEVVEWVLGGQVQQDIVMMINEVGGKAVGLTGKDGGLIRARKKLMDNKDNPAEPLDIGFVGDITQVDPAVVKALQDDQFIPVISPIGYGQDGTAYNINADVVAGKMAEVLGAEKLLMMTNTPGVLDKNGKLLRSLSARAIDELFADGTISGGMLPKISSSLDAARSGVNSVHIVDGRVPHCLLLELLTDQGVGTMITSR from the coding sequence ATGACCGACATCCAAGATCCTGCCGCCTCCTTGACGCCCGCAGTCAAGGCCAGTGTTTTGTCCGAGGCCCTGCCCTATATCCGACGATTCCACGGCAAGACCATCGTGGTGAAGTACGGCGGCAATGCCATGACCGAAGAGCGCCTGCAGCGCAGCTTCGCCCACGACGTCGTCCTGCTCAAGCTGGTCGGCCTGAATCCCGTGGTGGTGCACGGCGGCGGCCCGCAGATCGACGACGCGCTGCGCCGCATCGGCAAGCAGGGCACCTTCGTGCAGGGCATGCGCGTCACCGACGCCGAGACCATGGAAGTGGTCGAATGGGTGCTGGGCGGCCAGGTGCAGCAGGACATCGTGATGATGATCAACGAAGTCGGCGGCAAGGCCGTGGGCCTGACCGGCAAGGACGGCGGCCTGATCCGCGCCCGCAAGAAGCTGATGGACAACAAGGACAATCCCGCCGAGCCGCTGGACATCGGTTTCGTCGGCGACATCACCCAGGTCGATCCGGCGGTCGTCAAGGCGCTGCAGGACGACCAGTTCATCCCCGTCATCTCGCCCATCGGCTACGGCCAGGACGGCACCGCCTACAACATCAACGCCGACGTGGTCGCCGGCAAGATGGCCGAGGTGCTGGGCGCCGAGAAACTGCTGATGATGACCAACACCCCGGGCGTGCTGGACAAGAACGGCAAGCTGCTGCGCAGCCTGTCGGCGCGCGCCATCGACGAGCTGTTCGCCGACGGCACCATCTCGGGCGGCATGCTGCCCAAGATCTCGTCGTCGCTGGACGCGGCGCGCAGCGGCGTGAACTCGGTGCACATCGTCGACGGCCGCGTGCCCCACTGCCTGTTGCTGGAACTGCTGACCGACCAGGGCGTGGGCACCATGATCACGTCGCGCTGA